In the Deltaproteobacteria bacterium genome, AGAAGGTCTGGGTCTTGGTGGAGAGGACCTCGGAGGGGCTGTCGGCGTTGGGCCGCCAGGTGCGCGGCTCCAGCTCCACCGTAGGCCAGAAGAAGTTGCGCCGCTTGTACATGAGCTCGTCGCCCAAGGCGAAATCCTCGCGCTTGTACCAGGGGCCGCGCTCCAGCACGCATACGGTCATGCCCGCCTCGGTCAGTTCCTTGGCCGCCACCAGTCCCGAGGCTCCGCCTCCCACGATGCAGACGTCCACCGTCTCGTGCTGTGCCATCTGTTTCCTCCGCTTGAATGCCCCTGGCCCCGAATCTTCGTCACCGCTCCGTCACAGGGGCCGCATGTCAGGACGAGCGATCCTTCTTCTCCTGAGCGAACTCGTCCGGCTCGTTGGCGTCGTACCAGCCGTAGGGTTTCTCGTTGCCGTGCGGGAAGCTCGGACCGGGATAGTCCAGAACCTGCCAGCCGACCCGGTCCTTGTTGCCGCCGTGCCGCGGGTGGCCGTAGAAGCCCTCCATGGTGTGGGTCAGCAGCAGCGTGAAGAACGGGTCCTTGCGCTCGTCCAGCACTGTCAGGACCTGGTCCTGCCCTTCGTCGTCCAGGCTGCGGAAGTCCTTGCCCGACGCCAACTCCGCAGCCACGCGGTCCAGCTCCAGCACCCCGTCGCGATAGGCCCGGAGGTGCCGGCTGCCCGTGCCGTGGAGCTTGAACAACGTCGCCTGCTGCTCCTCGGTGCGCCCGCCCATGCCCCCGAGGATGAAGTTGGCGTACTCCTTCTTCTCCCGCGGACTGATGTCCGTGTCCACCTCGTCCGCGGCCAGCAAACCCTCGATGTAGTCGATGACCCCGGCCTCGCGCGCGCCGGCGCCGTCGTCCGACGGGACGATGCGCGCGGCCGCCGCCTCGATGGTGGCACGCTCGTGGTCCGAAAGCACCGTATCTGAACCCGTTCCGCTCATGCTGAACCTGCTTCCGTGTTGGACTCGCCCCGCGGGCGGTTCCCCGGCCATTGGGATGCGTCAGCATACAACAGAGGAAGGCCGGTGAGAAGTTGCGTGGGCGACATCCCAACGTCCCGCCGGAACCCATTGACATTGATTGCGACATCAGTTGATGTTAGCTTTGAGCCTTGGTTCAGTTTGCTTGGGAGCATCGATATGAGAACGACCCTGAACATAGACGACGAACTGCTGGCGCGGGCACGTGAGCTTACCAACATCACCACCAAACCAGCGCTGATCCGGGAAGCCCTTCGAGCCCTCGTGGAGCGGGAAAGCGCGCGACGGCTCGCCAAACTCGGCGGCAGTCAGCCTGACTTGCAACCGGTTCCACGGCGGCGCCCCGCCGACGACGCTCCGTCCAGCCCATGATCCTGATCGATACCTCGGTATGGATCGAGCACCTGCGCACCGGAGACCGGGAATTGACGCACCTGCTGGAAACCGATCAAGCGCTTGTCCATCCTTTTGTCATCGGCGAGTTGGCGTGCGGCAATCTTGCCCGACGCCAAGAGATCCTGGCGATGTTGCAGGACCTGCCCACCCTCCCCGCCGCGGAAGATTCCGAAGTGCTTTATTTCATTGGACGAAACCAGTTGATGGGACGGGGCATCGGGTACATTGACATGCATCTGCTGGCAGCCGCGGCCCTGGCTCCCCCAGCGCGACTGTGGACACGAGACAAACGTCTGGGAGCCGCAGCCGACAGGCTTGGCCTGGCTCACCGATGAACTACGGCATCCCGACGACAAGGGCTTCTTCCATCTTGACGAGAACGAGCGCTTTGACGTTACCGCTGTTGGGCCAATAGTCGCGCCGCGTTCTCCCGCGTGACCCAAGCGACGTCCTCGGCACGTTCCAGAAACGGCCGGACATCCGCCGCCACCCGATCCCACGCCAAGGCGTCGAGCCGGCCAAGGATCGTGGTCCGCCAGTTGTCGGCATGTAGGGTATCGCCCTCCCAGCCGGTCTGCCGCAAGGCCGTGTTGAGCAACGTCAGGTTCGGCGCGGGCCAGCCCGGATCGCCGAGGTACCAGATCAGGTCGTACAGGTCCCGTCCCTTGGTGTAGGGACGCTGCAGGAGGGCGTGCAGCTTGCCGGCGAGAAGCGACGCGCGGTCGTGATGCTGAAGGCGCAGGGTTACGTGGCGGCGCACCAAGCGGGTCTCCAGAACGGCGCCCGCCGGTGGCCGGGTATCGATCTCGATCCTGATGGCGAGGCTCTCCTCGCGACGGGGGGAGAGGCCCGCTTCGTACGATAAGCCCGGGAAACGCACGAACGCGCTGTGAACCGGATTCCGGTCCCGCACCGCGAGGCCGACGGCATATCCCTCGCGGGAGAGTTGCGCACGAATGGCCGCCAGCCACCCGCGCAGATCGTAGACGGCGGGATCGCCTTCCAACGTCAGGTCGAGGTCTTCCGAGTACCGCGGCAGGTTGAAGAGGAAGCGCAGGCAGGTGCCGCCCTGAAACGCCAGCGGCACCATCGCCCTCTCGCGTTGGAGTATCCCCAGAATGCGTGCCTGGAGGTATTCCCGAGCGATGTTGCGGCCCTGCCGCGGATCGGCCGCTCGCACCAAATCGATCAAGTGAACCTTCACAGCGCCTCGTAGGAAAGGTTGGGATCTTCGGCCAACGCGCGCACGTGTCGCGCCGCCCGCAACAGTTTGGGCTTGCCCGCGGCCCGCGCCAGCCGATCCAGTTCGTCCAGGTCTAGAGCCTCGAAGTCCAACCGCAACTCGGCGATGCAGGCCGGTTCGTCGCCGCCGGGGCACAAGTGGACGACATCGAGCAGGGCCTTCTCGGGCAGTGCCACGAACGCCGTCTGTCCAGGGTCCAGGTCGATCTGCCGGTAACCGTAGAGCAGATCGTTCTTGACGTAGCGGAACGAGAAGCGGCCCAGCGGAGTCTGGCGCAGGTGCGGCCTCGCGACCGCCACGCTGGTGACCTCCGGAACGTATTCGGGAATGCAATGCCAGTGCTCCAGTGCCGATAGTCCACTCACGTAGGACCCCGGCACGAGGCGGTTGGCGATCAGGAACGGATGGGGCATGCGCTTGCGGTAGGGCGGAGCCAGCGCGTACAGTTCGCGACGAAGTTGATGGATTCGCCCAGCCCGGGTCCACCGGGCGAGTTGATGTCGAATCCTCACGGGGTCGGCGCGCCCGCAAAGCAGCAGCCCGGTCTCGAACACCGGTTCGTCGCCGATCATCTCAAGCAACTCGGAAAATCGCATCGATTCAAACTACCATTTTCGTCAAGTTACAGCAATAATTTTACCCCAGGACTGACGACAGGAATGGCCCTGGGCCATCAGCAACAGTCATGCACATGGACCGCTCCCCCGCGCCCATCCGCCCGGACTACTCCGCTTCCACCGCGCAGTGGTCGCTTGTGATCCACCGGGTCGGCGCCACTTCGGCCGAGGCATGGGTGGGGACCCTGTTCCCCGCCCTGAAGATGCCGGAGCGGGCGCGGGTGCGGCTCTTCCGTGACGAGCGAGAGGTGCGCTCGGCGCTGATTTCAAGGGACGACTGGCGGCGGCCGTTCCGCGGTATGAGGCGGCGCTTCTTCCGGGTCGTAACCTTCAGGCGGCTTGAGGCCGGAAGCGAGTACCGGGTCACGTTCGAGCGGCTCGTTGAAGGGAATGCGTCCGCGGGACCCGTCCGAGGGTGGCAAGAACTGCGCGCGGGCACGTTCCGCACGCTGCCGCGGCGCCTCCCGCTCAAGGGCGAAGGCGCCTTCACCATCGGCCTCGGGAGCTGCTTCTACAACCATCGCGACGGCGGGCGGGCGGCGGCCTCGTACCGGGCGCTCTACGAACGTGGCGCCGGCACCGTCCGCCCGGACATCACCGCGCTTACCGGCGATCAGGTCTACCTGGACATCGGCTTCGATTCGCTCTCGCTGATACCGCGCGAAATACGCGAGCGCATCGCCGACGACTACGCGCTCCACTGGCAAGCACTGGACGGAATCCTCGGCCGGGGCGGCACATGGATGCTGCCGGACGACCACGAGTACTGGAACGACTACCCCTTCGTCGACTCGCCCATCCCCGCCCTTTGGTCGCTCAGGTTGCCGCACGTCCGCGCGCACTGGGAAGCGGCCGCGCGCGACGCCGTTACGAACATCCAGCGCTCGCCCGTAGTGGAGACGCTGGCCATCGGCCAGGATCTCACCCTCTGCTTCGCCGACCTGCGGTCGCACCGCACGGAAGAGGCGTTTCTTCCGGCGGCTCCTTTCGGGAAGCTGCTCGACTGGGCGCGGCGCAGGACGTGTCCAGGGGTGCTCATCCTTCCGCAGCCGCTGATCGTCCGGCAGAGTCGCGCGGAGCGGAACCTGCGTAGCTACCAACAACAATTCGCGGCGTTGCTCGACGCCCTCGGCGCCGTCCCCCACGACGTGGTCGTCCTGAGCGGCGACGTGCACTTCGGACGCATCGCCGGCGTCCCCATCGGCACCCGCGGCGCGCACCTCTTCGAGATCATCTCGTCACCCCTGTCGAACCTCACCGGTCTCAACGGCGTGGCCACGAGCACCGCCACGAGCAGGCCTGAGCGCTTTCCTCCGGCCGGGACAGCCCGCGACCTGGGTTGGCCGACCCGCAAGGTGAACTACTACAAGAACCGAGCGGGACGCGGGCGCTTTTTCGTCCCAATCCGCAAGGGGCGGCTGTTGTCGGATTATCCGAGGAAGCGTACGCGGGAACACTTCATGACGGTGAGCCTGTGCCGCACGGACGGCGGGAGCATCGAATTGACGGCCGATGCCTGGCTGGTGCGCGAGCGAACAGGCGCCGGGAACCTGCCGGCCAGAGGCTTCCGGCGCCCCTTCCGCGCCGTGCTGCGGTAAGAGCGGAGTTCTTGCACAGCCTGGGAGCGGGTATGACGGATTCAGGTTTGGTGTCGGTTACGGCTTGACCACCTTCGCCACCGTGGTCACGAGCGTGGTCACGGCCTTCAGGTAGGCCTCGATCCGGTGGAGTCTCTCCCTTGCCCGATCGAGGGCGCGGAGGCCGCGTTCCAGCTCTTTTCCGTTATCGACGAGTTCCCCGCGGATGGCCATGACGCGCGTGTTCTCGAGCCGGCGGATGGCGAGGCAGACATCCAGCAGCGCCGTGGCCGCCGCCGTGCGCTCGGCCTCGGGAAGATCGTTTACCGCGGCAAGCCATTCGGCGGACATCATGTCCTTCCGCGCCCGGCGCAACTCGGACAGAGTCTTCCCGCGGATTTCTCCCGGCGTCATCGGGCCGCCCTCCCCGCTTGGGCGCCGAGGCGTGACACAATCTCCACGAACCCCTCGACGGTAGTGGCCAATTCGGCTTCCTGACCGGCGTCCAGGCGCCCCTCGACGGCGGCCACGTACGCCTGCCTCAGTGCGCGGACGGCCTGCTCCGCGGCCAACGCCGCTTCCACGTCAACGGGCTCCCGCAGGCTCTTCAGCCGCCGTGCCGGCCACGTCTTGGGCAGCCGCTTGGCGCTCACGTAGGGCGCCACCACCTCGTCGTTGTGAAACGCCGCCGACAGGATCTCCCGATCCGCGCGCACCTGCCGTGCCAGCGCCGTCACCAGGGCCTCCTGCAAAGCCAGCTCGCGTTCGATGGCCGGGCCGCGCGCCTCCAATTCGCGCCGCAAGGCCGCGGACCTGAACGAGGCTACCGTCATCACAACGGCGGGCTCCACCAAACCGCTTACCGAAACGTCCCCCATGCGCACCTTCTTGAGGCTCGGTGAGAGCTTTCCGAGTTCCGCCATCAACCGCTTCGCGGCGGTGCCGCTCGCCTTCGGCCCACCAGACTCCAGCAGCGCCCGCAGGGCGACGAAGTACGACCTCAACAACTCGTTGTGGCGCTTGGCGGCTTTGTAGTCCGTCATACGTTCCGCCATGACCGCGTCGAACTGTTGCAGCGCCTCCCGCCGCTGTTCCTCCGGCAGGCCATCCCGCGCTTCCACCAGCGCACGTGAATCCACCGCCATCGCGGTCTCCAACGCCCGGTCCAGCAAGGGCGGCGCCTTGGCGGCGTACGCGATGCCCGCCTTGACAACGGTGTCGAGCCGGGCCGTGTCGGCCGACGCAGTACAGCCGCCGGCCGCGAGCGCCAGGACCCACAGCCACAGCAAGCGGCTGCGGAGGGAGTCGTTGCGGAGGGTGGGTGAGCCCTTGATCCTCATGATGGGCCTCCTGACAACTCGGGACGCTGGAACGGTGAAACGGTTCGAGGACCGCACAACAGGCGGTCGCGGTTTTCTAAAACGAACGATCCATGTGTTGCACAGAACGGCCGGAATGTCTAAGGGTGACGGATGGCCGGGACACCGGGGAACATGGAGCCGGAAGCGCCGGAAGCGCGACACTCGGACAGCAATGCCCACGGCCCCACGATCGGAGCCTCGGCCGTGGTGCGCGAGTCCCTTGCGGCGCTCTTGAGACATTTCGTGCCGTTTCTGCTCCTGGCGTCGGTGGTCGGCTGGGCGGTGGGAACGGTGTTGTTTCTCACCGGGCTGGCGCCGTTTCTCGTCGTCTCGCGGACGCCGGAGTTCGCCGCCCTGTACTACCGACAGATCGCTTCCGTCGTCTTTCACGCTTTCTCGCAGGTTTCCGTGGAAGCCGTGATCGCGCTGGTGGTGTGGGCGGAACTGAACGGGCGCCGTATGACGTTGAGAGGTTCCGTGATCTCGGCCGCAAGGGCGATTCCAGGCGTTCTGGGTTGGCCGTTCTACGTGTTTGTCTCAAGGGTGTCCGCGGTCGCCATCCTGCGTGCCCTCCTCTATCTGCCGCAGCACGCTGCGGCTGTCGTCGTCCTCACCTCGGAGTTCGAACCGTCCACGAAGGGAATGCTCCTGGTCCTGACCACCGCGGGCGGTGCACTCAATGGTCTCGTCGACAGCCGGCTGCTCATGTTGATCCCGGTAGCGGCCATCGAGCGCACCGGTGTTCTCGACAGCTTCAGGCGGTGCTGGCAGTTGAGCTCGCGTCATTGGATTCGCGTACTCGCCATTATCGTTTTCGTGGCGTGCGGCGTGGCAGCACTGAAGTACACATCGAGCACTCTGCTCAAGTCCGTGGCCGGCTACCTCCGAGAGAACGACCTTGCCGTGTTGTTGTCGGTGGCGCTCCTTGCTGTAAACGCACCCATCAGAGCCTACTGGGCCATCGTTGCCACCGTCTGCTATCGGCATATTCGCGTGGCCAACGGCGATATTGCTCCTGGAGCGGCCACAGGTCACCCGACATGAACACGGAGAACGCCGGTCTGGACTGGTCCGTCGCATGCCGGCGCCTCCGTCGGCCGACTCGGCTTCGGCGTCGCGCCCGCGGTCATTGACCGTGCGTCCGCACTTGCTGTAGTCTCGACTCAGCGAAAACCGAACGGCGGACAAGGCGCGCGGGACACCGCGATCCGCCGCGACAGGGAGGAACGACCATGAAAGACGGCCTGCGTTTCGTCGACAGCGACATGCACATTCAGGAGCCGGGAAACCTGCTGGAGAAGTACCTGGATCCCGAGTTCAAGCACCGCGTGACCTGGGCGGTCGACGCCAATGGGAAGATCAGCCGGCGCACCTGGACCATCGACGGGCTTGCCACGGGCGCGGACTCCGAGTTGCAGCAGCACCGCAAGAGGGCCGCTTCCTCCAAGGCCGCGGGACCGATGATCGGCGCCGCCACCGGCGTGTTGTCGGCCTCCCGCCTCGCGGACACCGGACGCATGGACTTCGCCATCGAGCGCGGCTACGACGAGGAAGCCCAGATCATGGGCATGGAGATGGAAGGTATCGACATCGCCGTGCTCTTTCCCACGGGTGGACTGGGTCTTTTGGCACGGGACAACATGGACCCGCATCTCTCGCACGCCCTCAGCCGCGCCTACAACGACTGGATCCACGACTTCTGCCAGCACTGTCCCGAGCGCATGAAGTTCGCCGCCATGCTGCCGCTGCACGACGTGAACCTCGCGTGCCGGGAACTCAAGCGGGCGGTGCAGGAGCTCGGCGCGGTGGCCTCGTTCATCCGGCCCAACATGGTCAACGGGCACTTCTGGCACTCCAACTACTGGGAACCGCTCTACAGCCTGCACGAGGAGTTGAACGTGTCCTGGTGCTTCCATGAAGGCACGGGTGCGTGGAACTCCCACATGAACGCGCTGTACGGCGAGAACCGCTTCTATCGCCACGTGGCCAGCCACTGGATCGAGATGCAGCAGGCGCTCATCGCCATGATCATCGGCGGCGTCTTCGAGTTCCATCCCAACCTCCGAGTGGGCTACCTGGAAGCGCAGAACTCCTGGGTGCCCGGCATCCTGACGCGCATCGAGTGGGACTACGCCAACTATCACACCTCCCACGCCCCTTATCTGTCGCTGACGCCCAGGGAATACTTCCAGCGCAACTGCTGGGCCGCGGTGGAAGGCAGCGAGCCCGAGATCGCCGGCACCGCCGAGCTCATCGGCGCAGACCGGATGTGCATCTCCACCGACTACCCGCACTTCGACTCGAACTTCCCCAACGTCTCCACGAACCTGCTCAACAACGTGTCGCGGGAAATCGCCGCCGCCATCTTCATGGGCGGCGCCAGCCTGTACAACTTCAACGAGGAAGACTTCCAGAAGGCCCACGCGGCCGCCGAAACGAACCGGACGCGGCAGACGGCGGTGGGGGAAGCCTAGCGGATTGCGGCCAAGACCTCGTGCGGGAGGAGGGGGTGAAGGCGCACATGCCTTCACCCCCTTCGTGTATCGTCCGGTTTCACTTCGGCATCGGCCCCACCAGCAGCGCGGCGTCGAGGCGGCGGCCGAAGAGGTTGATGCGCCAGTCGAGATGGGGGCCGGTGGAGCGGCCGGTGGAGCCGACCTCGGCGATGGGCTGTCCCTGCTTCACGCGCTGGCCCTTCTTGACCAGGATGCGCGAGAGGTGGAGGAAGGCGGACGAGAGTCCGTGGCCGTGGTCGACGATCATGGTGCCGCCGGAGAAGTACATGTCGCGATGCACCAGGGTGACCACGCCGGCGGCGGGCGCCACCACCCTGGTGCCCTTGGGCGCGGCGATGTCGATACCGTAGTGGGGGCGCCGGGGCTCGCCGTTGAGGATGCGCTGGGAGCCGTAGACGCCGCTGATGCGGCCCTTGACCGGCCATCGGAAACCGCCCAGGAAATCGGTGCGCGGGTCGTCGACGGTACGCGCGCGCTTTACCAAGGCGACCTCCTTGCGGATGCGCACGAGATCCTTCTTGCTGGGCGTGACCTTGCTGGGCGGCAGGCCGTCGATGCGCTGGATGCGGTACTTGCGCGGCTTCACCGCCAGGCCGTAGCGCTCGCGTTTGCCGTCCGGGAACACCACCGACAGCACGGCCTTTGCCGGCGCGTCGCGGCCGAAGCCGATGAGGAACCAGCCCTCCCTGGAGACGCGCACCGGCTCGCCCTCGAACTCCACCTTGGAGCCCGGCGGCACGCGTCCGCGCACCAAGCCGCCCTGGATCCGCGGGCCGTCAAGCTGGATGCCCGGCTCGGCGGACCCCGAGGCCGCGGGCGGCCACAATGCCACGGCCAGCCACAAGCCGACGACCGCCCACGCTACGGCGAACCCTTTCCTTGATCGGACTGTTTTCATGGCACGCATCCACGTTCTCCGGTTGAGCAAGGCCCAGCCAACGCCGCATTCGCGAACCGCCGAGCAACCGCGTATTCTCCCCTCCCTATAGTGCCGGCAGGTTCGTAGCTCCACCACATATGGGGGATAGCGGATCGGGTGTCAACCAACTGCGTCGACTTGACATGGACGCCGTGCGGTGCTGCGATAATATTGGGACATGCCCAGTGGGCCAAGGGGCCCGAAGCCAAGAGAGAGGCCCGATGACACAGTCCGGCGACGGTTCCAGCGGCGGCGCCACCCGCCGCGACACGCTCGCGCTGCTCCTCATGGGCGCGGGCCTAGCCCTGAGCTATGGCCTGCTGGCCGCCGAGGGCTTCCTGTTCCTCCTGCCCCGGCGCCTCGAACCTCGGGTCCGCTGGCTCTTCGCGGGACGGCTGGACGAGTACCCTGAAGGCGCGGTGCGCGGGTTCACGGGGCTCGACGGCACGGAAATCCTCATCAAGCGCAAACCCGAAGGCGTCGAAGCGTTCAGCTCGGTGTGTCCGCACCTGGGATGCCGCGTCCACTGGGTGCCGGACCGGAAAGAGTTCTTCTGTCCCTGCCACAACGGCGTGTTCGACGGCGACGGCGTGGCGGTGTCCGGACCGCCCGCGGACGCGGGACAAAGCCTCGCGCGCGTGCCGCTTAGGGTCGACGACGCCGGCGAGGTCGTCTACATCGGCGTCAGGGACACGGGCAAGGCGTAGGGACGGCCATGGGCAAGCCATCCGTGGGCGACCGCCTCCAGGCCATGTTCCCGTTCGACTGGGAACTGCTGAGGCACGCGGGCGCCGAGCCCATCCCCCACCACCTCAAGAAATGGTGGTTCTGCCTCGGCGGCACGGTCCTCTACCTCTTCGTCGTGCAGGTGGTCACCGGCATCGCCCTGACCTTCTACTACGTGCCCTCGCCCGAGGAGGCCTACGCCAGCGTGGCCGCCATCACCCACGAGATCCGCTTCGGCTGGTTCATCCGCTCGCTCCACAAGTGGGCCGCCAACCTCATGATCATCGCGGTGATCCTGCACATGCTGCGGGTCTTCTTCACCGGCGCTTACCGCCATCCGCGGCAGCTCAACTGGTGCGTGGGCTTCCTGCTGTTGATGGCGACCCTCGCCTTCGGATTCACGGGCTACTCGCTGGTCTTCGAGCAACTGAGCTTCTGGGGCGCCACCGTGGCCGCGAACCTGGCCGAGGCGGTGCCGCTCGCCGGCCCGTGGATGGCCTGGTTCCTGCGCGGCGGCCCGGAGGTCGGCGGCGCCACGCTGACGCGCTTCTACGTCCTCCATATCGGCCTGCTGCCCACGGTCACCTTCGTACTGCTGGCGCTGCATATCCTGTTGATCCGGCTCCAGGGCGTGACGGAGCTGGAGACGACGGACCAGACCGCCAAGGCGGAGGAACGCCACTTCCCGTTCTGGCCGGACCACGCCACCACCGAGATCCTCATCGGCGTGCTGCTCATGTACCTGCTGACCATCCTGGCACTGGTCTTCCCCGCGGGCCTCGGGCCGCCGGCGGATCCCACCCAGACCCCGGACCACATCAAGCCCGAATGGTTCTTCTACTTCAGTTTCCGCCTGCTCAAGCTGACGTCGCTGCGCGTGAGCGTGGCGCTGACCGTAGCCATGGGGGTCATCGCGTTTTTCTGGCCCTTCATTGAGGAGTGGTGCCGTCGGCGCTGGCGCGTGCCCGACGGCGTCCCCGTGACGCTGGGGACCCTGGCGTTCCTGTTCTTCCTCGTGCTGACCGTATGGGAGTCGTTCGCGAGCTAGTCCGTCGCAACCAGGAGGCGTTCCCGTGAGCCTTGCATTCAAACGCTATCTCATCGCCGGTCTCTCGTTCCTCTTCCTCGCCGCGCTGCTGCTGGTGGCCTGGCAGGAGTCGCGCCGGCACCGGGTGGAAGAAGGCCGGGAGGCCGTGGTCACCGCCGCCAACCAAGCGTGCGTGACCTGCCACAAGGTGGACTCCCCGGCCATGGTCATGCAATGGGAGCAGTCCCGCCACGCCCAGTTCGGCGTGGGCTGCGTGGATTGCCATCGGGCCAACGAAGGCGAAGTCGACGCCTGGATGCACGAGGGGCGGCTGATTTCGGCGCTGGTGACGCCCACGGACTGCGCCCGCTGCCACGTGCGCGAACACCGGGAGTTCGCCCGCAGCCACCATGCGCGCGCCGGCGAGATCCTGGCCAGCCTCGACAACGTGCTGGCCGAGAAGGTGGCGGGCATGCCCGGCAACATCGCCGACGCGGTCAACGGCTGCTGGCAGTGCCACGGCAGCCTCGTCAAGTTCAAGCGGGACGCGGACGGCGCGATCCTGCGCACCGGCAAGGAGAACAAGCCGGTCATCGACCCGGACACCTGGCCCAACAGCGGCATGGGGCGGCTCAATCCCGACGGCTCCAAGGGCTCGTGCCACGCCTGCCACTCACGCCATTCGTTCCAGGCCAAGCTGGCGCGCGCCCCGGAAAACTGCGGCAAGTGCCACATGGGTCCCGACCACCCGCAGATCGAGATCTACAACGAATCGAAGCACGGCATCGCCTTCCACGCCAACCGTGCCCACATGGCGCTGGACAAGGAGGGCGAGTGGGTGCTGGGACGGGACTACGCCGCCGCGCCCACCTGCGCCACCTGCCACATCAGCAGCCACATGACGCCGCAGGGCGTGAAGAGGGGCAACAAGCACGACGTGGGCGAGCGCATAAGCTGGACGCTGCGGCCCGTGATCAGCACCAAGCTGAACCGGGTGATCTTCAAGGACGGTTACCAGGAAGACTATCCGGACACGCGGGCGCTGCCGAAGGTCGGCGACACCGTGGAAACCGTCGAGAAGGTGGTGCGCAACGAGAGGCTGGTGAACCGCACGTTGGAGCGGCGCGTGGCCCGCATCGTGACCTGGGAGCAGCGGCGGGAGAACATGAAGCAGGTCTGCCGCAACTGCCACAACGACACCTACATCGACAACTTCTACCACCAGTTCGACCAACTGGTGGTGCTGTACAACGAAAAGTTCGCCCGGCCGGCGCAGCAGATCATGAACGAGCTCAAGGCCGACGGCGTGCTCAAGGCCAACGCGCCGTTCGCGCACGACGTGCAATGGACCTTCTGGGAGCTGTGGCACCACGAGGGGCGCCGGGCGCGGCACGGCGCCAGCATGATGGGTCCGGACTACACCCACTGGCACGGCATGTACGAGGTCTCGAAGCACTTCTACTTCAAGTTCCTGCCGCACGTCATCAAGGCCGCCGCCACCAAGGGGCCGGAGATGAAGCAGAAGTACGAGCGGCGCGTCCAGGCGTTGCTGGCACGGCCCGAGAACCTGTGGCTCAAAGGCCTCAGTGCGGAGGAGGCGGAGGCGCTCCGAAAAACCTACGAGGAGCGCTACGACCAGTAGGCTTACAGAGCAAACCGCTGTAGATACCGCGCGGGTCCGGACACCTGCCGACTGCCGCGGAATCAGGGCTTGGTGCCCACCGCCGAGTGGAACGGCTGCGAGATGAAGAACTGGTTGCCGGCCGCGACGATGGCCTGACGCCACTCCTCTGCTTCCTCCGGGTCGAGCCGCACGACCATGCGTTCCTGCTGCTGGTGCAGCCGTTCGCCTGACGAGTACGTCGCCCACTGAGGCATCATGACCACACCCTCCAGGCCCGCCCGCTCCATGCGTTCGTACAGGCTCGCGTCCGCGCACCCGCCCTCCACCATGTCGCCGTACCCGGTCTGGGCCTTGAGCTTGAGGTCGGACCGGAGCGGCAGATTCACCCACCACGGCATGTCCAGGGAACGGACCACGACGGCCACCTTGCCGCCGGGCCGGGTCACCCGCACGCACTCGGCGAGCATGGCGTCGGCGTCGCCCTCCTCCATGACCGTGAACGCCAAAGTCGCGTCGAAGCCGTTGTCCGGGAAGGGCAGCGCGTGGCCGTTGGCGTTGTGCAGCTCGATGACGTCGCCGACCCCTTCCACCGCGGCCAGCTTCGCGGCCTCGCGCAACAGGTAGGCATTGATGTCCGCGCCCACGATGGGGTTGCGCTTCCCCGTATGCCGCGCGAGCCAACGCGCCACCGTGCCCGCGCCGCAACCCACCTCCAGCA is a window encoding:
- a CDS encoding multiheme c-type cytochrome, whose product is MSLAFKRYLIAGLSFLFLAALLLVAWQESRRHRVEEGREAVVTAANQACVTCHKVDSPAMVMQWEQSRHAQFGVGCVDCHRANEGEVDAWMHEGRLISALVTPTDCARCHVREHREFARSHHARAGEILASLDNVLAEKVAGMPGNIADAVNGCWQCHGSLVKFKRDADGAILRTGKENKPVIDPDTWPNSGMGRLNPDGSKGSCHACHSRHSFQAKLARAPENCGKCHMGPDHPQIEIYNESKHGIAFHANRAHMALDKEGEWVLGRDYAAAPTCATCHISSHMTPQGVKRGNKHDVGERISWTLRPVISTKLNRVIFKDGYQEDYPDTRALPKVGDTVETVEKVVRNERLVNRTLERRVARIVTWEQRRENMKQVCRNCHNDTYIDNFYHQFDQLVVLYNEKFARPAQQIMNELKADGVLKANAPFAHDVQWTFWELWHHEGRRARHGASMMGPDYTHWHGMYEVSKHFYFKFLPHVIKAAATKGPEMKQKYERRVQALLARPENLWLKGLSAEEAEALRKTYEERYDQ